In the genome of Botrytis cinerea B05.10 chromosome 5, complete sequence, one region contains:
- the Bcmak11 gene encoding Bcmak11, with protein MAKRKRNTTESAPAVAAPSVPTKKLKPTATLKTNSSKPTTIQIITGSYDRVLHGITTTIRSDDDVQFADTFLFNAHTSAIRTLALSPPSAPVPKQSQKIILATGSTDERINLYHISAHPPSKISVPAIPSLTAKAVVENPQNRELGSLLHHASSITALYFPTRSKLMSSAEDSTIAVTRTRDWSLLSTIKAPIPKAVGRPSGDTAPLGGQPSGVNDFAVHPSMKLMLSVGKGEKSMRLWNLVTGKKAGVLNFEREMLVEVGEGRFSSGEGRRVAWGNTKEGGEEFCVGFEKGILVFGMDCKVRCKVVPTPRSKIHQLSYVQVGDDEDSQVLAVSTEDGRILFYSTNAGDVETTKAAEGKSQPIPAAKLFAQLGGKDSGVTGRIKDFAILNIGEGSSRDILIVAASSDGAVRLYKLSAVNDLAQVGESVNQVGKLIGTYETGNRVTCLKAFVMLPTPEGAEDEEIEINEEEDEESADSSSDDSE; from the coding sequence ATggcaaaaagaaagagaaacacTACTGAATCGGCGCCTGCTGTCGCAGCACCATCAGTACCCacgaagaaattgaagccaACTGCAACACTGAAGACCAATTCCTCCAAGCCCACtaccattcaaatcatcactGGATCTTACGACCGAGTCCTCCATGGTATCACCACAACAATTCGCTCAGACGACGACGTCCAATTCGCAGATACCTTTCTCTTTAATGCGCATACCTCTGCTATTCGAACTCTAGcactctctcctccctctgCTCCAGTCCCCAAACAATCACAAAAGATCATTCTCGCAACCGGCAGTACTGACGAGCGCATAAATCTTTACCACATCTCCGCACACCCTCCATCCAAGATATCAGTTCCTGCAATTCCCTCTCTTACAGCGAAGGCGGTTGTGGAAAATCCACAAAACCGCGAACTTGGCTCATTACTTCATCATGCCTCCTCAATCACCGCCCTTTATTTTCCCACTCGAAGTAAGCTGATGAGTTCTGCGGAAGATTCGACAATTGCTGTTACGAGAACAAGAGACTGGAGTCTATTGAGTACTATTAAGGCGCCGATTCCGAAAGCTGTGGGTAGACCTAGTGGTGATACTGCTCCGCTTGGGGGACAACCAAGTGGAGTTAACGACTTCGCCGTGCATCCAAGTATGAAGCTCATGCTCAGTGTTGGGAAGGGAGAAAAGTCTATGAGGCTGTGGAATTTAGTTACAGGAAAAAAGGCGGGTGTGTTGAATTTCGAGAGAGAGATGTTAGTCGAGGTCGGGGAAGGCAGATTTAGCAGTGGAGAGGGAAGGAGAGTCGCATGGGGTAATACGAAAGAGGGCGGGGAGGAGTTCTGCGTAGGATTCGAGAAAGGAATATTGGTTTTCGGGATGGACTGCAAAGTTAGGTGTAAGGTGGTGCCAACACCAAGGTCCAAAATTCATCAGCTCTCCTACGTGCAAGTGGGAGATGACGAAGATTCTCAAGTCTTGGCCGTTTCAACAGAGGATGGAAGAATTTTGTTCTATTCCACAAATGCCGGAGACGTAGAAACGACAAAAGCTGCCGAAGGCAAATCACAACCGATACCCGCCGCTAAGTTATTCGCACAACTTGGTGGTAAAGATAGCGGAGTGACTGGACGTATCAAGGATTTCGCCATCTTGAACATTGGAGAAGGTTCTTCCAGAGACATTCTGATTGTGGCAGCAAGCAGTGATGGTGCTGTCAGACTATACAAATTATCTGCAGTCAACGATTTGGCGCAAGTTGGAGAGAGCGTGAACCAAGTCGGAAAACTAATTGGTACATACGAGACCGGAAATCGCGTTACATGTTTGAAAGCGTTTGTCATGTTACCAACTCCCGAAGGCgcggaagatgaagaaattgagataaaTGAGGAGGAGGACGAGGAGAGCGCGGATAGTAGTAGTGATGATAGCGAATAA